The sequence CACGTATTGATAATCGGGAGAAATAAAAAAACAAGAAAAAATTTGTGCAGAATAATACGTTTCAAAAATCATTTCGTTTCCGTAATTTAATTTTCCATCACCAATAATAAATCCGTAACCGCCAGCAGCTAAATAATCGCGGTGTGCCTGAGAAATGCTATTGACAACAAATGCCAGCGCAAATACATCATTCTTACGCTTTATTTTTTTCATTTTGAAAGAAAAACCACCACTTATGGTTTGATCAATTTCTGTAAACACGAAGGTTTCGTTTTGCCCGTTATTCCAACCAGTTCGAAAAAAAATTCCTGCATCAGAAAGAATATTTTGTTGAATATTAATTCCGAAACCTGGTTTTGTTCTGCCGTAGGCACGCGTTTTCGCGATGTTTATATGATAAACTGTATCGTTCGTAGTAATTCCATAATTACCCATATGCGCAAAATTATTGTACAACAACAAACTAATTTTTCCTTCTTTCTTTTTTAACTGAAAACTTTTTCCGAATTCCAATGTTTCGCCATTGGCGTGTGTTACGTTCCAATCCATTTGTGCGCCATTGGCAACTTCGGGCATTAAGCAACTCGAGAAACGAACTTCGAAGGTAGGGCGCAAATATTCTATCACAACTCCAGATGTATAGCCGCGCGTATTCGCAGGATAATCCCACGCGCCGTTAGACATCAAACTCCAATTCATAAATTGTGTACGCGGATCGTGGCTGTAATCGTTGTCGTCGTAAAAATCAGTAAGACTAAATTTTCCAACTGTAATGCAAATGGCATTTGTTGGAATAGTTCCCGCTAACTGATTGGCATCAGCATCTTGCGTTTTATTATCGGAGTTGCCAAGCGGAATATATTGCCGAAAAAATAATCGCGCGATGTACAAAGTGGGCGTAGGATCCCCGATGCGAACAGTTTCTCCATTCGGTGCTCCAGCAATTCCAAGCACGTTGCTCATACCGCTTCCTCCTGCTATTTCGGGATTAAAATAAAATTCGGCATTTTTCCACAATCTGCGCCCAATGTACAATGTAGAGGTAATAGAATAATGAATGGCTTTGTCGTTCGGATCAAAACTATTTAATCCTTGATACGGAGATTTGAATGCGGTGTGCCCTTGTGCAATGGTTGTGGCTTGAAAATGGAAGCTCCAATTTTCGTTCGCTTTAGCGGAAGTTACAATGCTGTTAGAATCTGATTTTATAGAATTTTGTGCTTTCGTTTCATTTGCAAAAAGACAAAGAGAATAAATGGGTAAAGTATATAAAAGCATTTTCATAAAAATTCTTTTTCAATTTTATTTCACGACAAAAATACAAAGTTAGACCTATAAAACAAATATATTTTATAAATAAAACTAAATCGTTTTCTGTTTTTTTAATGTAAAATTAGATTCAAAAAAATAATTTTTCGAAAGCAAAAAATCATTCTCTAAAAAATATTTTTTTACAACCAGTGATGGAATTTTTTAATAAACCATGTTTTCACGATTTGTGTAAGTACACAATATGCCAATAAAATAACACCTAACCAAATAAAATATTGCATCGGAAGCGCTTGTAATTTCAATGTTCCTGCAAAAGGCGAAAACGGAATGTAAATTCCAATCAGCATAATAAGCGATGTAAGCGCGATAACTGGCGCAGCTGCCCAACTTTGAATAAATGGAATTTTTCGCGTGCGTATCATGTGTACAATCAGCGTTTGCGAAAGCAAGCCTTCGATAAACCATCCGGATTGAAACAACGTTTGATGCTCCGCGCTGTTGGCTTTAAAGATAAACCACATCACATAAAATAAGGCGTAATCGAAAATGGAACTAACGGGTCCGATAAATAACATAAATTTAGTGATGCCGCTGGCGTCCCATTTACGGGGTTTTTCGAGATAATCTGCATCCATCGTATCCCAAGGAATCGAAATTTGGGAAAAATCATACAGCAAATTTTGCACTAAAATATGGATAGGAAGCATCGGCAAAAAAGGCAACAGCGCGCTCGCTCCGAGCATGCTAAACATATTTCCGAAATTGCTACTCGCCGTCATTTTAATGTATTTAATGATGTTTCCGAAAGTTCTTCGTCCGTATATAACACCTTTGCGGAGCACCATTAAATCTTTTTCCAATAAAATAATATCGGCACTTTCTTTGGCAATATCCACCGCCGTATCTACCGAAATTCCCACGTCTGCATCGCGCAAAGCGGGCGCATCATTGATTCCATCGCCCATAAAACCAACGGTGTGTCCTTTGGCTTGCAACATTTTTACCACGCGCGCTTTTTGCATCGGATTTAATTTCGCGAGAATGGAAACGTCGTCAATTTTACTTTTCAATTCTTCGTCGCTCATTTTTTCCAAATCATTTCCGAGTAAAATATTATCAAATGGGATTCCGACTTCTTTGCAGATTTTTCTGGTTACGATTTCATTGTCACCAGTAAGTACTTTTATGCTTACGCCCAATTTTTGCAATGCTTCGATGGACGGTTTGGCAGACGGTTTTGCAGGATCTAAAAATCCGATAAATCCGGTGAGAACCATATTGGTCTCATCCGCTACAGAGTACGTAAGCGGGCGATCATCGTATTGTTTTATAGCCACCAATAATACGCGCAATCCATCCTCATTTAATTGGCGACTGATGTTGATAATATTCTGGCGCATGGCTTCGTCCAAGGGAATAATATTATCCGAATCGGGCTGAATTTTATCATCAGCGCCAGGATCCAATGCAAAATTACAAACGCCCAACATCTCTTCTACTGCGCCTTTGCAGATGAGTAGGTGTTTGTGATTTTTTTCTTCGAGGATAACCGACATCCGTCTGCGCATAAAATCAAACGGAATTTCATCTACTTTTTTATATTCTTCAACCTTCAGATTTTGTAGCATTTCCGTGCGTTCCAACACGGCTACGTCCAATAAATTTTTTAATCCCGTTTGATGAAAACTGTTTAAAAACGCCCAAGTCAGCACTTCGTCATCTTCTTTTCCGAATACATTGATGTACTTTTCCAACACGATTTTATCCAAGGTAAGTGTGCCCGTTTTATCGGTACACAAAATATCCATCGCGCCAATATTTTGAATAGAATTTAAGCGTTTTACAATTACTTTTCGTTTCGACATATTCATCGCGCCTTTCGCGAGATTGGCGGTAACAATCATTGGTAGCATTTCCGGCGTTAAGCCAACAGCAACGGATATCGCGAAAAGAAAGGCTTCCATCCAATTGTGTTTCATAAAACCATTAATCAAAAAAACTAATGGAACCATTACCAACATAAAACGAATGAGCAACCAACTTACGCTGCTAATCCCTTTGTCGAAGCTGGTTTCAGCGCGTTTGCCGGTTAATAATTTTGACATGGAACCAAAATACGTTTGGTTTCCAGTTGTAACCACAACCGCAGTCGCCGTTCCGCTAAGCACGTTGGTACCCATAAAACAAATATTATCCAATTCAAAAGCTGATTTTTTTTCGGCATCTGCGATGGCATGATCGCGTTTTTCCACTGGCAAAGATTCTCCCGTTAAAATAGATTGACTCACAAATAAATCTTTGGAATGTACAATGCGTAAATCTGCTGGCATCATATCTCCGGCAGATAGAAATACCATATCGCCAGGTACCAATTCTTTGATGTCAATTTCTTTTTTCCCGATGCCATCTCGCAAAACGGTAGCAGTGGTTTTTACCATACTTTTTAATTCTTCTGCAGCTTGATTGCTTCTAAATTCTTGCCAAAAACGAAGTAAAGAACTGGAAATAATCATAATCGAAAGTACCGTTATTGTCTTATAGTCCCTGTCAGCAGGAGCTTGAAGCATTACATCCATGATAAGGGAGATAATGGCTAAAATAATAAGCACGCCAATAAATGGATTTAAAAATGCGCCAAACAGTTGCGTATACCACGAAGGCGCTTTTTCGTGCGACACTTCGTTTTGTCCGAATTTTTCTTTTTTCTCCTCTACTTGTTCCGCCGTTAAACCTTTTTCGCTACTTTCCAAGGCGGAGAAAAAATTTTGTTTTTCGCGTTTGGATACATTGATAAGTTCCGCGTACGAAGAGCCTTGGTGGTTCGTTTGCGCGCTTGATTTCTTTTTTTGACTTGATAAAATATTCATTACAAATTCTCCTTAAAATTTTGGTAAATGAAAAAATTATTTTTTCCACTCCTTTTTTTGAGCCTCGAAAAATTATTTTTTCGAGGCGCTTTTTTGAATTAAAAAATCTGCTAAGGCACAGAAAATGAAAAATAATAATCTTTAATAAGACAATAATTCGACGGCGAAAAAAACTTCTTTTCGAACGGTTTAAAAAGGAATGTATGTGGAGAAATTAAAAAATCGGAAGGGCAAAAAGAATTTTTATCCGTTAAACGAATGTTTAACGAAGACATTTGAAAGGCTCGGCACGCGCGGTAAAGCGACAATCTCCGATATCCCTTTGCGAACAGCAATATGGATGATCGTAACAGCATTTTTTGATCTGTTATTTAATTCAAAAGTATAACTGGGCCCTGCGTCCATTTAAGAAATTAAATTTTTGTTTTTCAGCCGCGAAGCTAAAAGGTATTTTCGGATTGACCAAATAAATGCAGAAAAAATAACTTTTCGAATACAAAATAGAGTCTTCAAAAAATAATTTTAAAAAACAGTCTGAAATATTTCAAATCAATTATTTGTTATCTTTGCCTTTCATTATTGAAAAAAGGTCCTGTGGCCGAGCGGTTAGGCAGAGGTCTGCAAAACCTTGTACAGCGGTTCAAATCCGCTCGGGACCTCCAAAAAAATCGCTCTATTGAAAAATAGGGCGATTTTTTATTTCAGAAAAACACGTTTGAAAAATTATTTTTTTGAAGCCTTACTTTCTTTTATAAAGTTGAAATTCCGTATTGCTCCATATTTCGTCCCAGTTTTTTTCATATACTTTAACATATTCTTTTAGCGAATCATCCGAAATACGGTTGTTGATAAGGAGGAAAGAAACATTATTTTCGAGTAAATGTTGATGAATGATGGACGTATTTTGATTGTATAAATTGCTCATTGCCGAACGATTCGTATACAAAGCAAGCACACGAGGTTTAATAAAATCGAAGCGTGCATTTTCGGGTGTATTATTGGTGATGTAATTGAAAGCTTCTATACTTTCCTTTTGTTGCGGTCCTTGCAAAGTTATTTTTTCTCCTTTCGAAATTTCGCTCCACCCTTTTTTGTAGGAAAAAAACACGAAAATCGTCAAGACAATCGCAAATAAATTTGGATTTATTTTTAGCCGAATGTCAATACTGCGTAAACCCTGTATGGCATAGTAAAGTAAGAAAGGAATAAGCGGTAACAAGAGTCGAAAACCTCCAGTAGAAGCCGGATATATCGTAATTATAAAAAGATAAATCAGTACGCAGGTATCAACAAAATCAATTTTTTGAGTCATTTTTTTTATCATTCCCAATACGATAAAAGCAAAAATCATATCGCCTGAAAACTGTGCTACAAATTGCCAATGTTCGTTCCAAGGATCAAAAAAGGCGCGTATAACTGCCATGTAATAATCCAAATTTGTTTGGATTGTTTCCTTCAAATGGTTCACATCCAAAAAATAATTGTACGAAAAAATACCTTGATTACTGGCAGGAAATAGCCATTTATTTAAAATTACATAAATTAAAAATCCGCCGCAAACAATAATTGTAAGCGATATTAATTTTTTATACGCATATTTTTTTTGCAAGATAGACGTATAATTTTCATATAATTCGTGCAAAAAATCCA comes from Bacteroidia bacterium and encodes:
- the mgtA gene encoding magnesium-translocating P-type ATPase, which gives rise to MNILSSQKKKSSAQTNHQGSSYAELINVSKREKQNFFSALESSEKGLTAEQVEEKKEKFGQNEVSHEKAPSWYTQLFGAFLNPFIGVLIILAIISLIMDVMLQAPADRDYKTITVLSIMIISSSLLRFWQEFRSNQAAEELKSMVKTTATVLRDGIGKKEIDIKELVPGDMVFLSAGDMMPADLRIVHSKDLFVSQSILTGESLPVEKRDHAIADAEKKSAFELDNICFMGTNVLSGTATAVVVTTGNQTYFGSMSKLLTGKRAETSFDKGISSVSWLLIRFMLVMVPLVFLINGFMKHNWMEAFLFAISVAVGLTPEMLPMIVTANLAKGAMNMSKRKVIVKRLNSIQNIGAMDILCTDKTGTLTLDKIVLEKYINVFGKEDDEVLTWAFLNSFHQTGLKNLLDVAVLERTEMLQNLKVEEYKKVDEIPFDFMRRRMSVILEEKNHKHLLICKGAVEEMLGVCNFALDPGADDKIQPDSDNIIPLDEAMRQNIINISRQLNEDGLRVLLVAIKQYDDRPLTYSVADETNMVLTGFIGFLDPAKPSAKPSIEALQKLGVSIKVLTGDNEIVTRKICKEVGIPFDNILLGNDLEKMSDEELKSKIDDVSILAKLNPMQKARVVKMLQAKGHTVGFMGDGINDAPALRDADVGISVDTAVDIAKESADIILLEKDLMVLRKGVIYGRRTFGNIIKYIKMTASSNFGNMFSMLGASALLPFLPMLPIHILVQNLLYDFSQISIPWDTMDADYLEKPRKWDASGITKFMLFIGPVSSIFDYALFYVMWFIFKANSAEHQTLFQSGWFIEGLLSQTLIVHMIRTRKIPFIQSWAAAPVIALTSLIMLIGIYIPFSPFAGTLKLQALPMQYFIWLGVILLAYCVLTQIVKTWFIKKFHHWL
- a CDS encoding carbohydrate porin, yielding MKMLLYTLPIYSLCLFANETKAQNSIKSDSNSIVTSAKANENWSFHFQATTIAQGHTAFKSPYQGLNSFDPNDKAIHYSITSTLYIGRRLWKNAEFYFNPEIAGGSGMSNVLGIAGAPNGETVRIGDPTPTLYIARLFFRQYIPLGNSDNKTQDADANQLAGTIPTNAICITVGKFSLTDFYDDNDYSHDPRTQFMNWSLMSNGAWDYPANTRGYTSGVVIEYLRPTFEVRFSSCLMPEVANGAQMDWNVTHANGETLEFGKSFQLKKKEGKISLLLYNNFAHMGNYGITTNDTVYHINIAKTRAYGRTKPGFGINIQQNILSDAGIFFRTGWNNGQNETFVFTEIDQTISGGFSFKMKKIKRKNDVFALAFVVNSISQAHRDYLAAGGYGFIIGDGKLNYGNEMIFETYYSAQIFSCFFISPDYQYVINPAYNKDRGPINIFGLRAHVEF